From Sphingomonas nostoxanthinifaciens, a single genomic window includes:
- a CDS encoding M24 family metallopeptidase: MRMIDRRRMLGGALALGGAALLPMRAALAAEIDTSDLSSMTGNVRPISADERARRIERAQKLMRANGISALLVEPGSSMIYFTGVEWRRSERLTAAVIPAKGEAVIITPFFEAPSIKETLAIPAEVRVWQEDESPIAVVAGALRDRGAATGNIGIEETVRFFASDGLAHLLPQVKMVSANPVVRGCRMIKTPAEIALMQTANDITLAAIKWTWQHTRDGMAPAELSAMIDAATQKLGGKSDGALVLLGESAAYPHGSHKPQRVRDGQVILIDSGCTVQGYSSDISRTWVPGKAPDEVRRVFDTVAAGQQLVMKTAKVGVPAGHIDDVVRGFYTSKGFGPGYKLPGMSHRTGHGIGLDGHEPVNLVHGEMMPLAAGMCFSDEPGLYLPGKFGVRLEDCWHLTDAGPVFFTTPPTDIDHPFG, from the coding sequence ATGCGCATGATCGATCGTCGCCGCATGTTGGGGGGCGCACTGGCGCTTGGGGGCGCGGCCTTGCTGCCGATGCGCGCCGCGCTCGCCGCCGAGATCGACACGAGCGACCTGTCGTCGATGACCGGCAATGTCCGCCCGATCAGCGCCGACGAGCGCGCGCGGCGGATCGAACGCGCGCAGAAATTGATGCGCGCCAACGGCATCAGCGCGCTGCTGGTCGAGCCCGGCTCGTCGATGATCTATTTCACCGGTGTCGAGTGGCGGCGCAGCGAGCGGCTGACCGCCGCGGTGATCCCGGCCAAGGGCGAAGCGGTGATCATCACGCCGTTCTTCGAGGCGCCGTCGATCAAGGAGACGCTCGCCATCCCCGCCGAGGTACGCGTGTGGCAGGAGGATGAGAGCCCGATCGCGGTGGTCGCCGGCGCGCTGCGCGATCGCGGCGCCGCCACCGGCAATATCGGCATCGAGGAGACGGTGCGCTTCTTCGCGAGCGACGGCCTCGCCCACCTGCTGCCGCAGGTGAAGATGGTGTCGGCCAATCCGGTGGTGCGCGGCTGCCGCATGATCAAGACGCCGGCCGAGATCGCGCTGATGCAGACCGCGAATGACATCACCCTCGCCGCGATCAAGTGGACCTGGCAGCATACGCGCGACGGCATGGCACCGGCCGAGCTCAGCGCGATGATCGATGCCGCCACCCAGAAGCTCGGCGGCAAGTCCGACGGTGCGCTCGTGCTGCTCGGCGAATCCGCCGCTTACCCGCATGGCAGCCACAAGCCGCAGCGCGTGCGCGACGGCCAGGTGATCCTGATCGACAGCGGCTGCACCGTGCAGGGTTATTCGTCGGACATCTCGCGCACGTGGGTGCCGGGCAAGGCGCCGGACGAGGTTCGGCGCGTGTTCGATACGGTCGCGGCCGGCCAGCAGCTGGTGATGAAGACCGCGAAGGTGGGCGTCCCCGCCGGCCATATCGATGACGTGGTGCGCGGTTTCTACACCTCGAAGGGGTTCGGGCCGGGCTACAAGCTGCCCGGAATGTCGCACCGCACCGGCCACGGCATCGGCCTCGACGGGCACGAGCCGGTCAACCTCGTCCACGGCGAGATGATGCCGCTGGCGGCCGGCATGTGCTTCTCCGACGAGCCGGGCCTCTATTTGCCGGGCAAGTTCGGCGTGCGGCTGGAGGATTGCTGGCACCTGACCGACGCCGGCCCGGTGTTCTTCACCACGCCGCCGACCGATATCGATCACCCGTTCGGCTGA
- a CDS encoding autotransporter domain-containing protein, which yields MRLLLAATCLTPAAMLMAGQARADTSVSGSSNVATATVASGAADNVTVASGATLSPASGTAVTINSNNTITNAGTISFSGIDNTTAIGGGGGFASSIANSGTITVDETFVAVDTTSDGLVDAPFAQGTGRYGIHLTGSGAFTGTVNNSGTITVKGNNSGGIQSDVAIVGSVVSTGAITVTGDNSYGIKLGAVSGNVVVTGATAVTGQNSTAMSLGGDIGGKVVIHGSLTATGYTATTLPASTVTLVANDLLQGGPALSIGGNIAGGVLLAVAPTTTTDTTTDADGDGIVDSSEGTAVLDSYGTAPALTIGSASNAITIGTTGSGTAGLVNNGTIFANGVYAGYAATAVQIAGQGQTVTIANGITNTGSITATADAADATAIHLASGAIVPSLTNSGTIGATSTTADGGTATAILIDVGASLSAITNSATISAVPANSGGPAYAIRDLSGTLSSVTNTGFVISGSVAGSPAIDASANTTGFTYTQALASSTATAPYIVGAILSGSGNDQILASAGTLTSNISTGAGNDTVALSGTAALTGAATFGNGNDSLTLADTAAFTGTATFGTGADVLTIGSGTTFSGSIVTSASNLAVAVNGGTLSLTGSGTTRLASLSASGGTIGFNINPSTGAYTQLNVAGATTFTGATTIKVSLASLPVAASTSYTVIQSGTLSGSSNLNLSISTLPYLLTGSLAASDSSGTVAIDIMRKTAAALGLTRSEAAAYNAVYADIAGNSQLSSLFLSFGDRDSLLLRYRQMLPDHAGGVFDVLSQGVRNLAPSENVTPWAKLGGLSLWAQQGYWNATQDSVNTPGYTSMGWGLTAGGDVAIGSFGRVGLSVGYIFGDTTDASHTAVTSNDFQGGLYWLGDWGGFHLSASGSAGYVRNTGKRYLTSNDVNNPTLFTSVGKWNGLLISGIGKASYEAKLGHFFLRPTGTVSYIKLHEDGHGDSGGGSAFDLIVNARNSDELAATGTVAAGIQWGGNGDIEAATVRLELEGGRRQIVGGTIGSTTAHFADGASFTLLPEDRDSGYVGTARVSVGNGNFRFVGSASTETRSGYHTIVGRIGLRGTF from the coding sequence ATGCGTCTGTTACTCGCCGCCACCTGCCTGACCCCCGCCGCCATGCTGATGGCGGGGCAGGCACGCGCGGACACCAGCGTGAGCGGCTCCTCCAACGTCGCCACCGCCACGGTCGCCAGCGGCGCGGCCGACAACGTCACGGTCGCCAGCGGCGCCACGCTCTCGCCGGCATCCGGCACCGCGGTCACGATCAACAGCAACAACACCATCACCAACGCCGGCACGATCAGCTTTTCGGGCATCGACAACACCACCGCGATCGGCGGCGGGGGCGGCTTCGCCTCGTCGATCGCCAACAGCGGCACGATCACGGTCGACGAGACCTTCGTCGCCGTCGATACGACGAGCGACGGCCTGGTCGACGCGCCGTTCGCGCAGGGCACCGGGCGCTACGGCATCCACCTGACCGGCAGCGGCGCCTTCACCGGCACCGTCAACAACAGCGGCACGATCACGGTCAAGGGCAACAATTCGGGCGGCATCCAGTCCGACGTCGCGATCGTCGGCAGCGTCGTCAGCACCGGCGCGATCACCGTGACCGGCGACAACAGCTACGGCATCAAGCTCGGCGCGGTCAGCGGCAACGTCGTCGTCACCGGTGCCACCGCCGTCACCGGCCAGAATTCGACCGCAATGTCGCTCGGCGGCGATATCGGCGGGAAGGTGGTGATCCACGGCTCGCTCACCGCCACCGGCTATACCGCGACGACGCTGCCCGCCTCGACCGTCACGCTGGTCGCCAACGATCTGCTGCAGGGCGGACCGGCGCTGTCGATCGGCGGCAATATCGCGGGCGGCGTGCTGCTTGCGGTCGCGCCGACCACCACCACCGACACCACCACCGATGCCGACGGCGACGGCATCGTCGATTCGAGCGAAGGCACGGCGGTGCTCGACAGCTACGGCACCGCGCCGGCGCTGACGATCGGCTCGGCCAGCAACGCGATCACGATCGGCACCACCGGCAGCGGCACCGCCGGCCTCGTCAACAACGGCACGATCTTCGCCAACGGGGTCTATGCCGGCTATGCCGCGACGGCGGTGCAGATCGCCGGCCAGGGCCAGACGGTGACCATCGCCAATGGCATCACCAACACCGGCAGCATCACCGCCACGGCGGATGCGGCGGACGCCACCGCGATCCATCTCGCAAGCGGCGCAATCGTCCCCTCGCTCACCAACAGCGGCACGATCGGCGCGACCTCGACCACCGCCGACGGGGGCACCGCCACCGCGATCCTGATCGACGTGGGCGCCAGCCTTTCGGCCATCACCAACAGCGCCACGATCAGCGCGGTGCCCGCGAACAGCGGCGGGCCGGCCTATGCGATCCGCGATCTGTCGGGCACGCTCAGCTCGGTCACCAATACCGGCTTCGTCATCTCGGGCAGCGTCGCGGGATCGCCCGCGATCGACGCCAGCGCCAACACCACCGGCTTCACCTATACGCAGGCGCTCGCCAGCTCGACCGCGACCGCCCCCTATATCGTCGGTGCGATCCTCTCCGGCAGCGGCAACGACCAGATCCTGGCATCGGCCGGCACGCTCACGTCGAACATCTCGACCGGCGCCGGCAACGACACGGTCGCGCTGAGCGGCACCGCCGCGCTGACCGGAGCCGCGACCTTCGGCAACGGCAATGACAGCCTGACGCTCGCCGACACAGCTGCCTTCACCGGCACCGCCACGTTCGGCACCGGTGCCGACGTGCTGACGATCGGCAGCGGCACGACCTTCAGCGGATCGATCGTCACATCTGCGTCCAATCTGGCGGTCGCGGTCAATGGCGGCACGCTCTCGCTCACCGGATCGGGGACGACCCGGCTGGCGAGCCTGTCGGCGAGCGGCGGCACGATCGGCTTCAACATCAACCCCAGCACGGGCGCGTACACCCAGCTCAACGTGGCCGGTGCCACCACCTTTACCGGCGCGACGACGATCAAGGTTTCGCTGGCGAGCCTGCCGGTCGCGGCCAGCACCAGCTACACCGTCATCCAGAGCGGCACGCTCTCGGGCAGCAGCAACCTCAACCTGTCGATCAGTACGCTGCCCTATCTGCTGACCGGCTCGCTCGCCGCCAGCGACAGCTCGGGCACCGTCGCGATCGACATCATGCGCAAGACGGCGGCAGCGCTCGGCCTCACCCGGTCGGAAGCGGCGGCCTACAATGCCGTCTATGCCGACATCGCCGGCAACAGCCAGTTGTCGAGCCTGTTCCTGAGTTTCGGCGACCGCGATTCGCTGCTTCTGCGCTATCGCCAGATGCTGCCCGATCATGCCGGCGGCGTGTTCGACGTGCTGAGCCAGGGCGTGCGCAACCTCGCGCCGTCGGAGAATGTGACGCCGTGGGCGAAGCTCGGCGGGCTCAGCCTGTGGGCGCAGCAGGGCTATTGGAACGCGACGCAGGATTCGGTGAACACCCCCGGCTACACCAGCATGGGCTGGGGCCTGACGGCGGGCGGCGACGTCGCGATCGGGTCGTTCGGGCGCGTCGGCCTGAGCGTCGGCTACATCTTCGGCGACACCACCGACGCCAGCCACACCGCCGTCACCTCGAACGATTTCCAGGGCGGCCTCTACTGGCTGGGCGACTGGGGCGGGTTCCATCTCTCGGCGTCGGGTAGCGCCGGCTATGTGCGCAACACCGGCAAGCGCTATCTCACCAGCAACGACGTCAACAATCCGACGCTGTTCACCAGCGTCGGCAAGTGGAACGGCCTGCTGATCTCCGGCATCGGCAAGGCGAGCTACGAGGCCAAGCTCGGGCATTTCTTCCTGCGCCCGACCGGCACGGTCAGCTACATCAAGCTGCACGAGGACGGTCATGGCGACAGCGGCGGCGGCTCCGCCTTCGATCTGATCGTCAACGCACGCAACAGCGACGAGCTGGCGGCGACCGGCACGGTCGCGGCGGGCATTCAGTGGGGCGGCAACGGCGATATCGAGGCGGCGACCGTGCGGCTGGAGCTGGAGGGCGGACGCCGCCAGATCGTCGGCGGCACGATCGGCTCGACCACGGCGCATTTCGCCGACGGCGCGAGCTTCACCCTGCTGCCCGAGGATCGCGACAGCGGCTATGTCGGCACGGCACGCGTCTCGGTCGGCAACGGAAATTTCCGCTTCGTCGGGTCGGCCTCGACCGAAACGCGCAGCGGCTATCACACGATCGTGGGGCGGATCGGCCTGCGCGGCACCTTCTAG
- a CDS encoding penicillin acylase family protein, whose protein sequence is MTIVVKCLPFLLLALGAPASAQMPRWQAEAARVTITRDDWGIAHVRGRSDADAVFGAIYAQAEDDFPRIEANYLAALGRTAEAEGEEAIWRDLRQRLWIDPIDLQARYRASPAWLRGLMDAWADGLNFYLATHPATKPKVLTHFEPWMALSFTEGSIGGDIERADLGKLAAFYGGTAPKLALAADARRLEEPTGSNGIAIGPKKSADGHALLWINPHTSFFFRSELEMRSDAGLHAYGASTWGQFFLYQGFNERLGWMHTSSGVDAVDEFAETVAGDRYRDGATWRPIMRRSVTIRFRRPDGTLGVRSVQTLATRHGPIVRADGAKWIALALMNKPVPALEQSWLRTKARDYASYLKVAALQANSSNNTIYADADGHIAYLHPQFVPKRADRFDYRAPVDGADPATGWQGLTPLDQLPQLKDPATGWLYNSNDWPWMAAGPMSQHAADFPRYMDQIGPNPRGSHALELLSNASALTPRTLTALAFDPHLPAFEPILFKLFAAYDALPAGDPRRAALAEPIALLRPWDKRWAADSEPTSLAVFFGDALWAVADPRAKAARKPGWDWIAQDASADQFLKALADGAERLRGDWGSLHVAWGRINRFQRVSAAIQPTFSDAQPSIPVPFTSSRWGSLASFGAKQYPGTKSWYGTSGNSFVAVVDFGPKVHAWAVSAGGESGDPASPHFADQATRYATGNLRQVYFWPEELAGHIERSYRPGVIRPTN, encoded by the coding sequence ATGACGATAGTGGTAAAGTGCCTGCCCTTTCTGCTGCTTGCGCTCGGCGCGCCCGCATCGGCGCAGATGCCACGCTGGCAGGCCGAGGCGGCGCGCGTGACGATCACGCGCGACGATTGGGGCATCGCGCATGTCCGCGGCCGCAGCGACGCCGATGCCGTGTTCGGCGCGATCTATGCGCAGGCCGAGGACGATTTCCCGCGGATCGAGGCCAATTATCTCGCCGCACTCGGCCGCACCGCCGAGGCCGAGGGCGAGGAAGCGATCTGGCGCGACCTGCGCCAGCGATTGTGGATCGACCCCATCGACCTGCAGGCGCGCTATCGCGCCAGCCCGGCATGGCTGCGCGGGTTGATGGATGCGTGGGCCGACGGGCTCAATTTCTACCTCGCCACGCACCCCGCCACGAAGCCGAAGGTGCTGACGCATTTCGAGCCGTGGATGGCCTTGTCCTTCACCGAGGGCAGCATCGGCGGCGATATCGAACGCGCCGACCTCGGCAAGCTCGCCGCTTTCTACGGCGGCACCGCGCCGAAGCTCGCGCTCGCCGCCGATGCGCGCCGGCTGGAGGAGCCGACCGGATCGAACGGCATCGCGATCGGCCCGAAGAAATCGGCCGACGGCCACGCGTTGCTGTGGATCAACCCGCACACCAGCTTCTTCTTCCGCTCCGAGCTGGAGATGCGCAGCGACGCCGGGCTGCACGCCTACGGCGCGTCGACGTGGGGGCAATTCTTCCTCTACCAGGGCTTCAACGAGCGGCTCGGCTGGATGCACACGTCGAGCGGCGTCGATGCGGTCGACGAATTCGCCGAGACGGTGGCGGGCGACCGCTATCGCGACGGCGCGACGTGGCGCCCGATCATGCGCCGCAGCGTGACGATCCGTTTCCGCCGGCCCGACGGCACGCTGGGCGTGCGCAGCGTCCAGACGCTCGCGACGCGCCACGGCCCGATCGTGCGCGCCGACGGGGCGAAATGGATCGCGCTCGCGCTGATGAACAAGCCGGTGCCGGCGCTAGAACAGAGCTGGCTGCGCACCAAAGCGCGCGATTATGCGAGCTATCTGAAGGTCGCCGCGCTGCAGGCCAATTCGTCGAACAACACCATCTATGCCGATGCCGACGGCCACATCGCCTATCTCCACCCGCAGTTCGTGCCGAAGCGTGCCGACCGCTTCGACTATCGCGCCCCGGTCGACGGCGCCGATCCGGCGACCGGATGGCAGGGTCTGACCCCGCTCGATCAGCTGCCGCAGCTGAAGGATCCGGCGACCGGATGGCTCTACAACAGCAATGACTGGCCGTGGATGGCTGCCGGCCCGATGAGCCAGCACGCCGCCGATTTCCCGCGCTACATGGATCAAATCGGCCCGAACCCGCGCGGAAGCCACGCGCTGGAGCTGCTGAGCAATGCCAGCGCGCTGACGCCCCGCACGCTGACCGCACTCGCCTTCGACCCGCATTTGCCCGCGTTCGAGCCGATCCTGTTCAAGCTGTTCGCCGCCTATGACGCGCTGCCGGCAGGCGATCCGCGCCGCGCCGCGCTCGCCGAACCGATCGCGCTGCTGCGCCCGTGGGACAAAAGGTGGGCGGCCGATTCGGAGCCGACCAGCCTTGCTGTCTTCTTCGGCGACGCCTTGTGGGCCGTAGCGGACCCACGCGCCAAGGCGGCGCGTAAGCCCGGCTGGGACTGGATCGCGCAAGATGCGAGCGCCGATCAATTCCTCAAGGCGCTCGCCGACGGGGCGGAGCGGCTACGCGGCGACTGGGGCTCGCTCCATGTGGCGTGGGGCCGGATCAACCGCTTCCAGCGGGTGAGCGCGGCGATCCAGCCGACCTTCTCCGACGCGCAACCGAGCATCCCGGTGCCGTTCACCTCGTCGCGCTGGGGCTCGCTCGCCTCATTCGGCGCGAAGCAATATCCGGGCACGAAGAGCTGGTACGGCACGAGCGGCAACAGCTTCGTCGCGGTGGTCGACTTCGGGCCGAAGGTGCACGCCTGGGCGGTGTCGGCGGGCGGCGAGAGCGGTGACCCCGCCTCGCCCCACTTCGCCGACCAGGCGACACGTTATGCGACGGGCAACCTGAGGCAGGTCTATTTCTGGCCGGAGGAATTGGCCGGCCATATCGAGCGAAGCTATCGTCCGGGTGTTATCAGGCCCACAAATTAA
- a CDS encoding cupin domain-containing protein: MPKIDLAAVPVREGAGYPPPFDAPCAGRTRRRLGNAGGLGDFGVNLMTLPPGGWSSQRHWHSHEDEFVYVLAGELVLVEDAGETMLRPGDCAAFPKNSGDGHHLVNRGTADAVYLEVGSRQPDDLTTCSDIDMMSANADGRFVHKDGTAYD, translated from the coding sequence ATGCCCAAGATCGACCTCGCCGCCGTCCCTGTCCGCGAGGGCGCGGGCTATCCGCCGCCGTTCGACGCACCTTGTGCTGGCCGCACGCGACGGCGGCTCGGCAATGCCGGCGGCCTCGGCGATTTCGGCGTGAACCTGATGACACTGCCGCCCGGCGGCTGGTCGAGCCAGCGCCACTGGCACAGCCACGAGGACGAGTTCGTCTACGTCCTCGCGGGCGAACTCGTTCTGGTCGAGGATGCCGGCGAGACGATGCTGCGCCCCGGCGACTGTGCCGCCTTCCCGAAGAACAGCGGCGACGGCCACCATCTCGTCAATCGCGGCACGGCGGACGCGGTCTATCTGGAGGTGGGGTCGCGCCAGCCGGACGACCTCACCACCTGTTCCGACATCGACATGATGAGCGCCAACGCCGACGGCCGCTTCGTCCACAAGGACGGAACGGCCTACGACTAA